From a region of the Aulosira sp. FACHB-615 genome:
- the ppc gene encoding phosphoenolpyruvate carboxylase, producing the protein MSSLLYSVSHAANYYPASELFLRRRLQIVEELWENVLRQECGQKMVDLLGQLRDLCSPEGQATNDQASAAVKLIEQLNINEAIRAARAFALYFQLINIIEQEYEQKQQLTRYSEIDDQITTTSDTMSESTYSSNDKEDDAFVNKGIGSDLLAKSWVGKMQNKQKGTFATLFPYLYDLNVPPQQIQRLISQLDVRLVFTAHPTEIVRHTIRDKQRQVVNLLQQMDAVENRVGAYPWESGELREKLLEEIRLWWRTDELHQFKPTVLDEVDYALHYFQEVLFDGIPQLHKRFKYALGKTFDWLEPPRKNFCSFGSWVGSDRDGNPSVTPEITWKTACYQRKMVLERYIQSVKKLIELLSISMHWSDVLPDLLESLELDQSQLSDIYDALALRYRQEPYRLKLSYVLRRLENTRDRNLALYKRETPSNEDAPMYRSGADFLAELRLIQRNLSETGLSCRELDNLICQVEIFDFNLTQLDIRQESTRHSDALNEILDYLQVLPQAYNDLSEEQRVAWLTSELQTRRPLIPAELPFSEKTNDIIETFRILRTLQQEFGVNICQTYIISMCRQVSDVLEVLLLAKEARLFDPAIAVGTIQVVPLFETVEDLQRSRSIMRQLFELPSYRALLAGGYENIQQRLSDAEANPHSTITPDLQEVMLGYSDSNKDSGFLSSNWEIHKAQKSLQKIAEEYGVDLRIFHGRGGSVGRGGGPAYEAILAQPGHSINGRIKITEQGEVLASKYSLVDLALYNLETVTTAVIQASLLRTGFDDIEPWNDIMEELAARSRQHYRALIYEQPDFIDFFNQVTPIEEISQLQISSRPARRPSGKKDLSSLRAIPWVFSWTQTRVLLPSWYGVGTALQEFLNEEPEEHLKLLRYFYMKWPFFKMVISKAEMTLAKVDIQMARHYVQELSNPEDKERFEVVFEQIASEYYLTKDFVLKITGHTRLLDGDPVLQRSVQLRNGTIVPLGFIQVSLLKRLRQAKNTTATSGVIHSRYSKGELLRGALLTINGIAAGMRNTG; encoded by the coding sequence ATGAGTTCGCTTTTATACTCTGTGTCACACGCTGCGAATTATTACCCTGCATCAGAATTGTTTTTACGTCGTCGTCTCCAAATCGTTGAAGAATTATGGGAGAACGTCTTGCGGCAAGAATGCGGACAGAAAATGGTAGATTTGTTGGGGCAGTTGCGCGATTTGTGTTCGCCAGAAGGACAAGCCACCAACGACCAAGCATCCGCCGCCGTTAAACTGATTGAACAACTGAATATTAATGAAGCCATTCGGGCAGCAAGGGCTTTTGCGCTTTATTTTCAGCTAATTAACATTATTGAGCAAGAATATGAGCAGAAGCAGCAACTTACCCGCTACTCCGAAATAGACGATCAAATTACCACCACTTCTGACACCATGTCAGAAAGTACCTATTCCTCCAACGATAAAGAAGATGATGCCTTTGTCAACAAAGGTATCGGTTCAGATTTGTTGGCTAAAAGCTGGGTGGGCAAAATGCAAAATAAACAAAAAGGCACTTTTGCCACGCTGTTTCCTTATTTGTATGATTTGAATGTCCCACCCCAACAAATTCAGCGTTTAATTTCCCAGTTAGATGTGCGCTTGGTGTTCACCGCCCACCCCACAGAAATTGTCCGTCACACCATCCGCGATAAACAAAGACAAGTTGTCAATCTCCTGCAACAAATGGACGCAGTGGAAAATCGTGTTGGTGCGTATCCTTGGGAGTCAGGGGAGTTACGCGAAAAGCTACTAGAAGAAATTCGCCTCTGGTGGCGTACCGATGAACTCCACCAATTTAAACCCACAGTGTTAGATGAAGTAGATTACGCCCTGCACTACTTCCAAGAAGTCTTATTTGATGGTATTCCCCAACTGCATAAACGGTTTAAATATGCTTTGGGTAAAACCTTTGATTGGTTAGAACCGCCCCGGAAAAACTTTTGTTCCTTTGGTTCTTGGGTAGGTTCCGATAGAGATGGGAACCCCTCAGTGACACCGGAAATTACCTGGAAAACAGCTTGCTATCAGCGCAAAATGGTGCTGGAACGCTATATTCAGTCAGTCAAAAAGCTGATTGAATTATTAAGCATCTCGATGCACTGGAGTGATGTTTTACCAGATTTACTCGAATCGCTGGAATTAGATCAGTCCCAGTTAAGTGATATATATGATGCTTTAGCGTTGCGTTATCGCCAAGAACCTTATCGGTTGAAGTTGTCTTATGTATTGAGACGGTTAGAAAATACCCGCGATCGCAATTTAGCATTATATAAACGGGAAACGCCCAGCAACGAAGATGCACCAATGTATCGTTCTGGGGCAGATTTCTTGGCAGAATTACGACTAATTCAACGTAATTTGAGCGAAACGGGCTTAAGTTGCCGAGAACTGGATAATTTGATTTGTCAAGTCGAAATCTTTGACTTTAACTTGACACAGTTAGATATCCGCCAAGAATCAACCCGCCATTCGGATGCGCTAAATGAAATTTTGGACTATCTGCAAGTTTTACCCCAAGCATACAACGACCTCTCAGAAGAACAGCGCGTGGCTTGGTTAACTTCCGAATTGCAAACCCGCCGCCCCTTAATTCCGGCGGAGTTGCCATTTTCCGAAAAAACCAACGATATCATTGAAACCTTCCGAATTTTGCGAACGCTGCAACAAGAGTTTGGTGTTAACATTTGCCAAACTTACATTATTAGTATGTGCCGTCAAGTCAGCGACGTACTAGAAGTTTTACTCTTAGCCAAAGAAGCAAGATTATTTGACCCAGCCATTGCTGTTGGCACAATTCAAGTTGTACCGTTATTTGAAACCGTAGAAGACTTACAGCGTTCCCGCAGCATTATGCGTCAGCTGTTTGAACTTCCCTCGTATCGGGCTTTATTGGCTGGCGGCTACGAAAATATTCAGCAAAGACTTTCTGATGCTGAAGCAAATCCCCATTCCACAATTACACCCGACTTACAAGAAGTCATGTTGGGATATTCCGACAGTAACAAAGACTCTGGCTTCTTAAGTAGCAACTGGGAAATTCACAAAGCCCAAAAATCATTGCAGAAAATCGCCGAAGAATATGGTGTTGATTTAAGAATTTTCCACGGTCGCGGCGGTTCTGTGGGTAGAGGTGGCGGCCCTGCTTACGAGGCGATTTTGGCACAGCCAGGCCACAGTATTAACGGGCGAATTAAAATTACCGAACAAGGGGAAGTCTTAGCTTCTAAATATTCCTTGGTGGACTTGGCGTTATACAACTTAGAAACCGTCACCACTGCGGTAATTCAAGCCAGTTTGCTGCGGACAGGGTTTGATGATATTGAACCTTGGAACGACATTATGGAAGAACTAGCAGCGCGATCGCGGCAACATTATCGTGCTTTAATCTACGAACAACCAGATTTCATTGACTTTTTCAACCAAGTCACCCCCATTGAAGAAATTAGCCAACTGCAAATCAGTTCTCGCCCCGCACGTCGTCCTTCAGGAAAGAAAGATTTAAGCAGTTTACGGGCGATTCCTTGGGTATTTAGCTGGACACAAACCAGAGTTTTACTACCTTCTTGGTATGGTGTTGGAACAGCTTTGCAAGAATTTTTGAATGAAGAACCAGAAGAACACCTGAAATTACTCCGCTACTTTTATATGAAGTGGCCGTTCTTCAAAATGGTTATTTCCAAAGCAGAAATGACACTGGCGAAAGTCGATATCCAAATGGCGCGACACTACGTCCAGGAATTATCCAACCCAGAAGACAAAGAACGCTTCGAGGTAGTCTTTGAGCAAATCGCCAGTGAATACTATCTCACAAAAGATTTCGTCCTGAAAATCACTGGTCACACTCGACTGTTAGATGGTGATCCGGTATTGCAGCGTTCAGTACAATTACGTAATGGGACAATTGTACCGCTAGGGTTCATCCAGGTTTCATTACTCAAACGCCTGCGCCAAGCCAAAAATACTACAGCTACCTCTGGTGTGATTCACTCCCGTTACAGCAAAGGCGAATTACTCCGGGGCGCACTGTTAACCATTAATGGTATTGCTGCGGGAATGCGAAATACTGGCTGA
- the purF gene encoding amidophosphoribosyltransferase, giving the protein MIPIDSVTSDEYPESHFNSNNDRPDKPEEACGVFGIYAPGEDVAKLTYFGLYALQHRGQESAGIATFEGTKVHLHKDMGLVSQVFNESILEELPGNLAVGHTRYSTTGSSRKVNAQPAVVETRLGNLALTHNGNLVNTTQLRDELVKSNFNLVTTTDSEMIAFAIAEAVNAGADWLDGAIQAFHRCQGAFSLVIGTPVGVMGTRDPNGIRPLVIGTVGTNPVRYVLSSETCGLDIIGADYLRDVEPGELVWITAEGLASFHWSQKPQRKLCIFEMIYFARPDSVMHNESLYSYRMRLGRQLAAESNVEADIVFGVPDSGIPAAIGFSQASGVSYGEGLIKNRYVGRTFIQPTQTMRESGIRMKLNPLKDVLAGKRVVIVDDSIVRGTTSRKLVKALRDAGAAEVHMRISSPPVTHPCFYGIDTDSQDQLIAATKSVAEIAQQLEVNSLAYLSWEGMLKATGEDTNSFCSACFTGDYPVAIPEQVKRSKLILEKVVV; this is encoded by the coding sequence ATGATTCCCATTGATTCTGTGACTTCGGATGAATACCCCGAATCTCATTTCAACTCAAATAATGACCGTCCTGACAAGCCCGAAGAAGCTTGCGGTGTCTTTGGAATTTACGCACCAGGAGAAGACGTTGCCAAACTAACCTACTTTGGATTGTATGCCCTCCAGCACAGGGGTCAAGAATCTGCTGGCATTGCCACCTTTGAGGGGACAAAAGTCCATCTGCACAAAGATATGGGCTTGGTGTCTCAAGTCTTCAACGAATCTATTTTAGAAGAATTGCCGGGAAATCTTGCTGTTGGTCATACCCGCTATTCCACCACTGGTTCTAGCCGCAAAGTGAATGCTCAACCTGCTGTAGTTGAGACTCGCTTAGGCAATTTAGCTCTAACACATAACGGTAATCTTGTCAATACAACACAATTACGTGATGAATTGGTTAAGAGCAATTTTAACTTAGTCACGACAACTGACTCAGAAATGATTGCCTTTGCGATCGCCGAAGCAGTCAACGCTGGTGCAGATTGGCTAGACGGCGCAATTCAAGCCTTTCACCGTTGCCAAGGAGCCTTTAGTTTAGTTATTGGTACACCAGTTGGGGTAATGGGAACCCGTGATCCTAACGGTATTCGTCCTTTGGTAATTGGGACTGTGGGGACAAATCCCGTTCGTTATGTCTTGTCTTCGGAAACTTGCGGTTTAGACATTATTGGGGCTGACTACCTACGAGATGTTGAACCGGGAGAATTAGTTTGGATAACCGCAGAAGGTTTGGCTTCCTTCCATTGGAGTCAAAAGCCGCAACGTAAATTGTGCATCTTTGAAATGATTTACTTTGCCCGTCCTGATAGCGTGATGCACAACGAAAGTTTATATAGCTATCGGATGCGCTTAGGCAGACAACTCGCGGCTGAATCTAATGTTGAAGCCGATATTGTGTTTGGCGTACCTGATTCTGGTATCCCCGCAGCGATTGGATTTTCCCAAGCTTCCGGCGTTAGTTATGGCGAAGGCTTGATTAAAAATCGCTATGTTGGGCGTACCTTTATTCAACCAACTCAAACTATGCGCGAGTCTGGTATTCGGATGAAACTCAACCCCCTCAAAGATGTCTTGGCGGGTAAACGAGTTGTGATTGTAGATGATTCAATCGTGCGGGGTACAACCAGCCGCAAATTAGTCAAAGCCTTGCGTGATGCGGGTGCGGCTGAAGTTCACATGCGAATTTCTTCACCCCCTGTCACTCATCCTTGCTTTTATGGCATTGATACTGATAGCCAAGATCAATTAATTGCGGCTACCAAATCCGTTGCCGAAATTGCCCAACAATTAGAAGTAAATTCTCTCGCCTACCTCAGTTGGGAAGGAATGCTGAAAGCAACAGGAGAAGACACCAATAGTTTTTGTTCTGCTTGCTTTACAGGAGATTACCCAGTGGCTATTCCTGAACAAGTGAAGCGTTCTAAATTGATTTTAGAGAAGGTGGTAGTTTAA
- a CDS encoding MBOAT family protein: MNFISISYAIFLLGILGIYWTVAEQKWRLWILLIASIAFYASWSIQYIPLLLALTFINFRLGREIGKNTSPGDHSLDWRISNEEWQYANADWNSRRLKLLSLGIVLNVLLLLGFKYISPILNLVFPIQISSPETSFKVIAPLGISFFTFECIAYLIDVYRGAPATDHFLKFATYKLFFAKLISGPITRYHNLATQFNTLQFPTAERGTEALWLIARGAIKKGLLADNLGIFVDLCFGNLPRAGSTDLWLATFAYGLQLYLDFNGYVDIARGTALLFGLVLPENFDFPYFSTSIADFWRRWHITLGDWLRNYVYFPLGGSRRGLMRTCWNLFLVMVIAGIWHGSAWGFFVWGILHGIALAVHRITDDWSDRNEKLAQFWQNPIGIFIAWLLTQFMVFTSWIWFRLPNLQDSSLAIQHLWGHKADAQFAQKVYVEALTISPYQLSWLLGILAACMALVYAVNGRLKLELNWPIKLVFVPLCFYIVWLLAPEGGLPYIYFDF; this comes from the coding sequence ATGAACTTTATTTCAATTTCTTACGCCATATTTCTGCTGGGTATATTAGGTATCTACTGGACTGTTGCCGAACAAAAATGGCGATTGTGGATTTTATTAATTGCTAGTATTGCCTTTTATGCTTCTTGGAGTATTCAATACATCCCACTGTTATTAGCACTGACCTTTATTAACTTTCGCTTAGGCAGAGAAATCGGCAAAAATACTTCGCCGGGAGACCATAGTCTTGATTGGCGCATATCTAATGAAGAATGGCAGTATGCCAATGCTGATTGGAATAGTCGCCGTCTGAAATTGTTATCGCTAGGTATAGTATTAAATGTTTTATTACTTCTAGGATTTAAATATATTTCGCCGATATTAAACTTAGTTTTTCCTATCCAAATAAGTTCACCAGAAACATCTTTTAAAGTTATTGCACCGTTGGGAATTTCATTTTTTACCTTTGAGTGTATTGCTTATTTAATAGATGTTTATCGCGGCGCTCCAGCTACTGACCATTTTCTCAAATTTGCGACATATAAACTCTTTTTTGCCAAACTAATTTCCGGGCCAATTACCCGCTATCACAACTTAGCAACTCAATTTAATACACTGCAATTTCCCACAGCCGAGAGAGGTACAGAAGCATTATGGTTAATTGCTAGAGGTGCAATTAAAAAAGGACTCTTGGCAGATAATTTGGGGATTTTTGTTGATTTATGTTTTGGAAATTTGCCCCGCGCAGGTAGTACGGATTTGTGGTTGGCGACTTTTGCCTATGGTTTGCAACTGTATTTAGATTTTAATGGCTATGTAGATATTGCCCGTGGTACAGCGTTGCTATTTGGTTTAGTTTTGCCAGAAAATTTTGATTTTCCTTACTTTAGTACTAGCATTGCTGATTTTTGGCGACGCTGGCATATAACTTTAGGTGATTGGTTGCGGAACTATGTTTACTTTCCTTTGGGTGGTTCTCGTCGCGGTTTGATGCGTACCTGCTGGAATTTATTCCTGGTGATGGTAATTGCAGGTATTTGGCACGGTTCCGCCTGGGGTTTCTTTGTGTGGGGTATTCTCCACGGTATTGCTTTAGCTGTACATCGAATCACAGATGATTGGAGCGATCGCAACGAAAAACTAGCCCAATTCTGGCAAAATCCTATTGGTATATTTATCGCTTGGCTATTGACACAATTTATGGTTTTCACTTCTTGGATTTGGTTTCGTTTACCCAATCTCCAAGACTCTTCTTTAGCAATTCAGCACCTTTGGGGTCACAAAGCTGATGCACAGTTCGCCCAAAAAGTATATGTAGAAGCTTTAACTATTAGCCCTTATCAACTCTCTTGGTTATTGGGAATTTTAGCGGCTTGTATGGCCTTGGTCTATGCTGTGAACGGTCGATTAAAACTAGAGTTAAACTGGCCTATCAAGCTGGTTTTCGTACCCTTATGTTTTTATATTGTCTGGTTACTAGCTCCCGAAGGCGGTCTACCTTACATCTATTTTGATTTTTAG
- a CDS encoding DUF1574 family protein yields the protein MKKLLVDSQQILVQWVSQATGINTLGVKVRLRGNDLHILCEAIECPLRWRTLADLLHALQQTDLDVLTNNEQPSIYQVLVYGRKKGENRPEWCHRVHLNQLDKHLEQVEQALKDAEASQPGGSLIISNESLARRGDPNAIAHYLSETLSSLGVGVQVKIKPHQPKDKTQAPTNRLWVFCQSVYSPDSSLLAETIAQKLRLLKLTGYQDAVITAQVSGETNNDWVLRVDLTPPEVMLKEWARWGDIQAIARLLTEVLLEFKVTVQASLKESTLHLFCSPAFDPLEDAPAPDKTQCLDIIVSHLEAIAPQGILGATIYGQKTAQKQPAWIDWISLPAAQHPALATSALELATRGDEPATHFLLERLLNTDLEWRLKTGGIRVLLLHKGDLLHIMCDAPVCPNRKQVANKVTQFVRQLKLPGITGVRVYGRRAGNKEPVWHHGADFVQRQRLVPEATPEFAATSEYVGELIVKDGQEPIFRPDLTSEEVQNFVTEVARDWVVSTSTAIKNFLLGTQIFTESGQSSAADPDLQGGLKVALVWGTLGLLLTLQTDWISGQIVARTVPPPQASVAAAHAEPKPPRKPKHQEKIELLNNSSGQKLSGSKNSGFNASGFTVNEDDPEATDLTAAPLKEKATASAILLAARSQMPSFNARQLDEQLALYRQQLNIKGSPPDILIIGSSRALRGVDPAALAKGLAKQGYPNIEVFNFGVNGATAQVVDFIIRQVLEVSELPKVILWADGSRAFNSGRDDITFNAIAASPGYQKILEKAQNTDANEEAANNPAKSPDKQKTTKKPDEITSYQAINNGLNQILGAFSSTYQNRNQLKSLLHQQLDSLPLISDRNSKDNQSTESVTESSDDETSLQSVDFDGFLPLSVRFNPARYYQKHPRVTGNYDNDYKSFQIEGNQDAAFQEVLKFTQAQQIPLVFINMPLTAEYLDPIRKKYEQEFQQYMIRLATNPNFIYRDFSQLWPRKNDYFSDPSHLNRFGAYEVSKKLAIDPVISWPTK from the coding sequence ATGAAAAAACTATTAGTAGATAGCCAGCAAATATTAGTGCAATGGGTAAGCCAAGCAACAGGGATTAACACTTTAGGGGTGAAAGTCCGGTTGCGGGGAAATGACCTACACATTCTTTGTGAAGCGATAGAGTGTCCTCTACGCTGGCGCACTCTTGCTGATTTGCTTCACGCACTCCAGCAAACAGATTTAGATGTCTTAACCAATAACGAACAACCCTCAATATACCAAGTATTGGTTTATGGGCGAAAAAAGGGCGAAAATCGCCCCGAATGGTGTCATCGGGTACATCTAAATCAATTAGACAAGCATTTAGAACAGGTAGAACAAGCCCTCAAAGACGCGGAAGCATCACAGCCGGGTGGGTCGCTAATTATATCAAATGAGAGTTTAGCCCGTCGCGGCGACCCGAATGCGATCGCTCATTATCTCAGTGAAACTCTCAGTTCTTTGGGTGTGGGAGTTCAAGTCAAAATTAAGCCACACCAACCCAAAGACAAAACCCAAGCCCCCACAAATCGTCTCTGGGTTTTTTGTCAATCTGTCTATAGTCCAGATTCTTCCTTATTAGCCGAAACCATTGCCCAAAAACTGCGACTATTAAAGTTGACGGGCTATCAAGATGCAGTCATTACCGCCCAAGTCAGTGGTGAAACAAATAATGATTGGGTACTGCGGGTAGATTTAACGCCCCCAGAAGTAATGCTGAAAGAATGGGCGCGTTGGGGAGATATACAAGCGATCGCTCGGCTGTTAACAGAAGTATTATTAGAATTTAAAGTTACCGTCCAAGCATCTCTCAAAGAATCAACTTTACACCTTTTCTGCTCCCCTGCGTTTGATCCGCTAGAAGATGCACCTGCACCCGATAAAACTCAATGTCTGGATATCATCGTATCGCACCTAGAAGCGATCGCACCTCAAGGCATTCTTGGCGCGACGATATACGGTCAAAAAACTGCCCAAAAGCAACCAGCTTGGATTGATTGGATTTCCCTACCTGCGGCACAACATCCAGCCTTGGCGACTTCCGCTTTAGAGTTAGCCACTAGGGGCGATGAACCAGCCACGCATTTCTTATTAGAACGCTTACTCAATACCGATTTAGAATGGCGCTTGAAAACAGGCGGGATACGTGTCCTTTTACTTCACAAAGGCGACTTGCTGCACATTATGTGTGATGCGCCTGTCTGTCCCAACCGCAAACAAGTCGCCAATAAAGTTACCCAGTTTGTCCGGCAGTTAAAGTTACCTGGAATCACTGGGGTGAGGGTTTACGGTCGTCGGGCTGGTAATAAAGAACCAGTTTGGCATCATGGCGCAGATTTTGTCCAACGCCAACGTTTAGTACCCGAAGCCACCCCAGAGTTTGCCGCCACCTCGGAATATGTGGGTGAATTGATAGTTAAAGACGGTCAAGAACCGATTTTTCGCCCTGATTTAACTTCCGAAGAAGTTCAAAATTTTGTTACAGAAGTCGCGCGAGATTGGGTTGTCAGCACCAGCACGGCAATTAAAAATTTCCTCTTAGGTACACAAATATTTACTGAATCTGGTCAGTCAAGCGCCGCCGACCCCGATTTACAAGGCGGACTGAAAGTGGCTTTGGTTTGGGGAACATTAGGATTATTGCTGACACTGCAAACCGATTGGATTAGCGGTCAAATTGTGGCGCGGACAGTACCTCCACCACAGGCTAGTGTAGCGGCTGCCCATGCCGAACCAAAGCCCCCACGCAAACCCAAACATCAAGAAAAAATCGAATTATTGAATAATTCCTCTGGGCAGAAATTATCAGGGTCGAAAAATTCTGGCTTCAACGCTTCTGGGTTTACTGTGAATGAAGATGATCCAGAGGCGACAGATTTAACAGCCGCACCATTAAAAGAAAAAGCCACAGCATCGGCAATTTTATTAGCAGCGCGATCGCAAATGCCCAGTTTTAATGCGCGGCAATTAGACGAACAACTAGCTTTATACCGCCAACAATTAAATATTAAAGGCAGTCCCCCAGATATTTTAATTATTGGTTCTTCGCGGGCTTTGCGCGGTGTTGACCCGGCGGCATTAGCCAAAGGTTTAGCCAAACAAGGATACCCAAATATTGAGGTGTTCAACTTTGGGGTGAATGGTGCAACAGCCCAAGTTGTCGATTTTATTATTCGTCAAGTCCTGGAGGTATCAGAATTACCCAAAGTGATTCTGTGGGCTGATGGTTCTCGCGCTTTTAACAGTGGTCGAGACGATATTACCTTTAATGCGATCGCGGCTTCCCCCGGTTATCAAAAAATCCTGGAAAAAGCCCAGAATACTGACGCTAATGAAGAAGCTGCTAACAATCCAGCAAAATCACCAGACAAGCAAAAAACCACAAAAAAACCAGATGAAATTACTAGCTATCAAGCGATTAATAATGGGTTAAATCAAATTCTAGGGGCTTTTTCCAGTACCTATCAAAATCGTAACCAGCTTAAATCTCTGTTACATCAACAACTGGATAGTTTGCCATTAATTAGCGATCGCAATTCCAAAGACAATCAATCAACAGAATCGGTTACTGAAAGTTCAGATGATGAAACTTCACTGCAATCAGTTGATTTTGATGGCTTCTTACCTTTATCTGTGCGTTTCAACCCAGCGCGATACTATCAAAAACATCCCAGAGTCACAGGTAATTATGACAATGACTACAAATCATTTCAGATCGAAGGCAATCAAGATGCCGCCTTTCAAGAAGTTTTGAAGTTTACGCAGGCGCAGCAAATTCCTCTCGTATTTATTAATATGCCTCTTACCGCCGAATATTTAGATCCAATTCGCAAGAAATACGAGCAAGAATTTCAACAATATATGATTCGGTTAGCCACAAATCCTAATTTTATTTATCGGGATTTTAGCCAACTTTGGCCCAGGAAAAATGACTATTTCTCTGACCCCAGCCATCTGAATCGCTTTGGTGCTTATGAAGTCTCGAAAAAATTAGCGATCGACCCGGTGATTTCTTGGCCTACAAAGTAA